One region of uncultured Sulfurimonas sp. genomic DNA includes:
- a CDS encoding response regulator transcription factor — translation MINILMIEDDSEFSLFLGEYLEKYNIKITNFSDPFLGLSSGVDNYDLLILDLTLPGMDGLEVCEEVSKKYNIPIIISSARSDVTDKIMGLQIGADYYLPKPYDPKEMYAVIQSLFRRIKKNKNTQSRSDFSYDSSSFRIVFKEKELQLTNAEYEVMFCLLKNKNAVVSREQIVNECDSLSDSYSKSLDVIISRLRLKLDDDSKNPKYLHSIRGIGYKLAQ, via the coding sequence ATGATAAATATTTTAATGATTGAAGATGATTCTGAGTTTTCTCTCTTTTTGGGAGAGTACTTGGAAAAGTACAATATTAAAATAACTAATTTTTCTGATCCATTTTTAGGGCTTAGTTCTGGTGTTGATAACTATGATTTGCTTATTTTGGACTTAACTCTTCCTGGTATGGATGGATTAGAAGTTTGTGAAGAAGTATCAAAAAAATATAATATTCCCATAATCATATCAAGTGCAAGAAGTGATGTAACCGATAAAATTATGGGACTTCAAATTGGTGCTGATTATTATCTTCCTAAACCTTATGATCCTAAAGAGATGTATGCAGTTATACAGAGTCTTTTTAGGCGTATCAAGAAAAACAAAAACACTCAAAGTAGAAGTGATTTTTCTTATGATAGTTCAAGTTTTAGGATTGTATTTAAAGAAAAAGAGCTACAACTTACCAATGCAGAATACGAAGTAATGTTTTGCTTACTTAAGAACAAAAATGCAGTAGTTTCTCGCGAACAAATTGTAAATGAGTGTGACAGTTTAAGTGATAGCTATTCAAAAAGTTTAGATGTCATTATCTCTCGCTTGCGTTTAAAACTAGACGATGACTCTAAAAATCCAAAATACCTACACTCCATTCGTGGCATAGGCTACAAACTAGCACAATGA
- a CDS encoding FkbM family methyltransferase, translating into MFNLVIFNYVNEKDKRLTELFLSSSTSTKKYILGINKLSKSVLKHIEVDGIIDDFSRVQRSRKKSVLSIDEVTKDSIILCASMGSPLEVKNTLDAKGYTNFNYLSFYRYSKLDLVAPPFILDFEEDFKNHRDEYAYLYDLLEDAESKKIFTKVLNFKISFDLEFMQGFTNNHDGQYFDKEIIPKIKNMIFLDGGAYVGDTLPNIIKNFPDYKKIYAIEPNELHLSIAKRDFSNVRDIEFINCGLGAKEELNSIGIDENQNNCDHHYQATNINTIDNIVNTRVDFIKLDIEGAEQDAIDGAEETIKRYKPILAICIYHKAEDWYKIPQKILNIENDYKVYLRHYMEGVFESVLYFIPR; encoded by the coding sequence GTGTTTAATTTAGTAATTTTTAATTATGTAAATGAAAAAGACAAGAGGCTTACAGAGCTTTTCTTGTCTTCATCAACTTCCACAAAAAAATATATCCTCGGAATTAACAAACTCTCAAAATCAGTTCTAAAACACATAGAAGTAGATGGCATTATAGATGACTTTTCAAGAGTTCAACGCTCACGTAAAAAATCAGTTCTTAGCATTGATGAAGTTACTAAAGATTCTATAATTCTATGCGCATCTATGGGAAGTCCATTAGAAGTTAAAAATACTTTAGATGCAAAGGGCTATACTAACTTTAACTATTTGTCATTTTACAGATATTCAAAATTAGACTTAGTTGCACCTCCATTTATACTTGACTTTGAAGAGGACTTTAAAAACCATAGAGATGAGTATGCTTATTTGTATGACTTGCTAGAAGATGCAGAGTCTAAAAAGATTTTTACAAAAGTGCTTAATTTTAAAATCTCTTTTGATTTGGAATTTATGCAAGGTTTTACAAATAACCACGATGGACAATACTTTGATAAAGAGATAATTCCAAAGATAAAAAATATGATTTTTTTAGATGGCGGTGCTTATGTTGGAGACACCCTACCTAACATCATAAAAAACTTCCCTGATTATAAAAAAATCTATGCTATTGAGCCAAATGAGTTGCATCTAAGTATTGCAAAAAGAGATTTTTCAAATGTTAGAGATATAGAGTTTATAAACTGCGGACTTGGAGCTAAAGAGGAACTAAACTCTATTGGTATAGATGAGAATCAAAACAACTGTGACCATCACTACCAAGCGACAAATATAAATACCATAGATAATATAGTAAACACAAGAGTTGACTTTATAAAGCTAGATATCGAAGGTGCAGAACAAGATGCAATAGATGGCGCAGAAGAGACCATAAAGAGGTATAAACCTATCTTGGCTATTTGCATCTATCATAAAGCAGAGGATTGGTATAAGATACCTCAAAAGATATTAAATATAGAGAATGACTACAAAGTTTATTTGCGTCACTATATGGAAGGTGTCTTTGAGAGTGTTTTATATTTTATTCCTAGATAA
- a CDS encoding ArsS family sensor histidine kinase — protein sequence MKFNSIITNIKIGSAITFALFILLFIAFLQHSHHEHIKQISHRYTNIQNYLEVNRLNKSDAKKHIESLNFQFEDDYKKVLKNSKYKLPRKGFELIQSNEDFYLFIHTPYFKSLFKDLNTYERNYYGHLLFALLFIVFVFMYIWIINALAPLKSLKKEMHKFANGDLNINTKSDKKDEIAQLGNEFDNAVKKISLLIKSRQLFLRTIMHELKTPIAKGRIVSELIDDEKQKSRLIIIFEKLNILIDDFAKVEQIVSNNYTPNIYRCKVDAIVNKSIEMLMLESRENISIEKNADINIDADMELISLAVKNLIDNALKYSLDAKIKIIINKNKIEFISKGSPLQKPLEEYYKPFHNDTQNKNHGMGLGLYIVHSILKMHKMSLEYKHKDNKDTFNLNIFSIVYLKH from the coding sequence ATGAAATTTAATTCAATAATTACAAATATTAAAATTGGCTCAGCTATTACTTTTGCCTTGTTTATTTTGTTATTTATAGCATTTTTACAACACTCTCATCATGAACATATAAAACAAATTTCTCATCGTTATACAAATATTCAAAACTATCTTGAAGTAAATAGACTTAATAAATCTGATGCGAAAAAACACATAGAGAGTTTAAATTTTCAGTTTGAAGATGATTATAAAAAAGTACTAAAAAACTCAAAATATAAGCTTCCTCGCAAGGGTTTTGAGCTTATACAGAGCAATGAAGATTTTTACTTATTTATACACACTCCATATTTTAAAAGTTTATTTAAAGATTTAAACACTTATGAGAGAAACTACTATGGGCATCTCTTGTTTGCTCTTTTATTTATTGTTTTTGTATTTATGTACATTTGGATTATTAATGCCCTCGCACCGCTAAAGAGTTTAAAAAAAGAGATGCATAAGTTTGCAAATGGTGATTTAAATATTAATACTAAAAGTGACAAAAAAGATGAAATTGCACAACTTGGAAATGAGTTTGACAATGCAGTTAAAAAGATATCTCTTTTAATTAAATCAAGACAATTGTTTTTAAGAACCATAATGCATGAGCTAAAAACTCCCATAGCAAAAGGAAGAATAGTAAGTGAACTCATAGATGATGAAAAGCAAAAAAGTAGGCTTATAATTATATTTGAAAAACTCAATATTCTTATAGATGATTTTGCAAAAGTAGAACAAATAGTATCAAATAACTACACTCCAAATATATATAGATGCAAGGTAGATGCCATTGTAAACAAATCTATAGAGATGCTAATGCTAGAAAGCAGAGAAAATATTTCAATTGAAAAAAATGCAGATATAAACATAGATGCAGATATGGAACTAATCTCTTTAGCTGTCAAAAATTTGATTGACAATGCTTTAAAATACTCCTTAGATGCTAAAATAAAAATAATTATAAACAAAAATAAAATAGAGTTCATTTCTAAAGGAAGTCCACTACAAAAACCTCTAGAAGAGTATTACAAACCTTTTCATAATGATACACAAAACAAAAACCATGGAATGGGACTTGGTCTTTATATAGTTCACTCCATTTTAAAAATGCACAAAATGTCTTTAGAATATAAACATAAAGACAATAAAGATACATTTAACTTAAATATCTTCTCCATTGTCTATCTTAAACATTAA
- a CDS encoding EAL domain-containing protein gives MKSILKDITDSSLFIVSLVDKDGEFLVGYNEVGEKILDYSWSRYLLQKADIRQYAPRYFDTMLHSSEFTSDVYNSKKINSIIGTSQELTLILKVKELKIQEIKDNMMTKMFDTLLLVLLISGPVGLLIALIPSLLATKVYNASRELKERTVIFDEYLEAMNVNNIISKSDTEGRITFVNENFCRVSGYTEAEVIGKPHSILRNPDEKKETFKILWLTIKAGKTWKGFLRNIKKDGGFYDVDIAIMPILNLENEIVEFVAIRHEITELVSQRKEILTIATKDPLSDVGNRYKLSLDIQNNILNNIAIIDIDNFSGINDFYGHTVGDEVIIKFSKLLLENLTNEFELYRLHSDKFAIHNYTLDSKRFSNFITQLNTRMIESVIDTEVESFDIVCTAGISSCDNDIIISTAEIANKYAKKINKKVLEYSKELNIEEGFAKNITWTKKVKQALHDDRIIMHYQPIVDNKTKKISKYEALVRLVDENGVIISPFHFLEIAKSSGQYIDITKVVIAKSFAHFENDDAEFSINLTMEDILDNELNTYLDEMIDKYKVANRLVLEIVESEGIEEFDTVQKFIYKMKNRGCKIAIDDFGTGYSNFEYLIKLDADFIKVDGSMIKNINHDENMKEIVKTIIDFAKKMNFKTIAEFVSSKEILDTVEELGIDYSQGYYLGIPSATTEKEEV, from the coding sequence ATGAAAAGCATTTTAAAAGATATAACAGATTCATCTTTGTTTATAGTATCTTTAGTTGATAAAGATGGTGAGTTTCTTGTAGGTTACAACGAGGTAGGCGAAAAGATTTTAGACTATTCTTGGTCAAGATACCTTTTGCAAAAAGCAGATATAAGACAATATGCACCAAGATATTTTGACACAATGTTGCACTCCTCAGAGTTTACTTCCGATGTATATAACTCTAAAAAAATAAATTCCATCATTGGTACATCTCAAGAATTAACATTGATTCTTAAAGTAAAAGAGTTGAAAATTCAAGAGATAAAAGACAACATGATGACTAAGATGTTTGACACCTTACTTCTTGTATTACTCATTAGTGGTCCCGTAGGATTGTTAATAGCACTTATACCATCTTTGCTAGCTACTAAAGTTTACAATGCATCAAGAGAACTTAAAGAGCGAACAGTAATATTTGATGAATATTTAGAGGCTATGAACGTAAACAATATTATCTCAAAATCAGATACCGAAGGACGTATAACCTTTGTAAATGAAAACTTTTGTAGAGTAAGCGGATACACTGAAGCAGAAGTCATAGGAAAACCACACTCTATACTAAGAAACCCAGATGAAAAAAAAGAAACTTTTAAAATTCTTTGGCTTACTATAAAAGCTGGAAAAACTTGGAAAGGTTTTTTGAGAAACATAAAAAAAGATGGTGGTTTTTATGATGTAGATATAGCAATCATGCCAATCTTAAACTTGGAAAATGAAATAGTAGAGTTTGTTGCGATAAGACATGAAATAACAGAGCTTGTATCACAAAGAAAAGAGATACTTACCATTGCAACAAAAGACCCCCTTAGTGATGTTGGAAATAGATATAAATTAAGTTTGGACATACAAAATAATATACTTAACAATATAGCAATTATAGATATAGACAACTTTTCTGGTATAAATGATTTTTATGGGCATACAGTTGGGGATGAAGTTATTATAAAATTTTCTAAACTACTTTTAGAAAACTTGACAAATGAATTTGAACTATACAGACTCCATTCCGATAAATTTGCTATACATAACTACACACTAGATAGCAAACGATTTTCAAATTTTATTACTCAACTTAATACAAGAATGATTGAGTCAGTTATAGACACAGAAGTAGAATCTTTTGATATAGTATGTACGGCTGGTATCTCATCTTGTGATAATGACATCATAATATCAACAGCAGAAATAGCAAATAAATATGCCAAAAAAATAAATAAAAAAGTACTTGAATACTCTAAAGAGCTGAACATAGAAGAGGGTTTTGCTAAAAATATAACATGGACTAAAAAAGTAAAACAGGCACTCCATGATGATAGAATTATTATGCACTATCAACCAATTGTAGATAATAAAACTAAAAAAATATCTAAATATGAAGCTCTTGTTAGACTTGTTGATGAAAACGGGGTTATTATATCTCCATTTCATTTTTTAGAAATAGCAAAAAGTTCTGGACAATATATAGATATTACAAAAGTTGTTATTGCTAAATCTTTTGCACATTTTGAAAATGATGATGCAGAATTTTCTATAAACCTAACTATGGAAGATATACTTGACAATGAATTAAATACTTACCTAGATGAAATGATAGATAAATATAAAGTAGCAAATAGGCTGGTTCTTGAAATTGTTGAGAGCGAAGGTATAGAAGAGTTTGATACTGTCCAAAAATTTATCTACAAAATGAAAAATCGTGGTTGTAAAATTGCCATAGATGATTTTGGAACAGGTTATAGTAACTTTGAGTATCTTATCAAGCTAGATGCTGATTTCATAAAAGTTGATGGTAGTATGATAAAAAATATAAACCATGATGAAAATATGAAAGAAATAGTAAAAACCATCATAGACTTTGCTAAAAAAATGAACTTCAAAACTATAGCAGAGTTTGTTTCTTCAAAAGAAATCCTCGATACTGTAGAAGAACTGGGCATAGATTATTCTCAAGGCTATTACTTGGGTATTCCAAGCGCTACGACAGAAAAAGAGGAAGTTTAA
- a CDS encoding alpha/beta hydrolase, with protein MIYMAFLFFTFLIVLLSLYQWQYFLVFSPRYFRQKELCKNCEILSITTDDGVELEGVVYEPSDAKSTIVFFGGKEHDSVGLIDRLASKFKNSRIITFNYRSYGRSGGVINEKNILQDALKVSQIVQKNYGDFYILGFSLGASVAASVASKHKSRGVFLLGAFDSIASMTKARYGLNLSWMLRYKFDNVEFVKNIKDETYMFCSKNDEIVPIENARNLKESIKNLVFYKEFEGLSHKELLWDDEVIKNINGVLL; from the coding sequence ATGATTTATATGGCATTTTTATTTTTTACTTTTTTGATAGTACTTTTATCACTTTATCAGTGGCAATACTTTCTTGTTTTTTCTCCTAGATATTTTCGTCAAAAAGAACTTTGTAAAAATTGTGAGATACTTAGTATAACTACTGATGATGGAGTTGAGTTAGAGGGTGTTGTTTATGAGCCTTCAGATGCAAAGAGTACTATAGTTTTTTTTGGTGGTAAAGAACACGATAGCGTAGGACTTATAGATAGACTCGCATCTAAGTTTAAAAACTCTAGAATTATTACATTTAACTACCGCTCTTATGGAAGAAGTGGCGGTGTGATAAATGAGAAAAATATTTTACAAGATGCTTTAAAAGTCTCTCAAATAGTTCAAAAAAACTATGGCGATTTTTATATACTTGGTTTTTCTTTAGGTGCTAGCGTGGCTGCATCTGTAGCGAGTAAACATAAGAGTCGTGGAGTTTTTTTACTTGGAGCGTTTGATTCAATAGCATCTATGACAAAAGCAAGGTATGGGCTTAATCTCTCTTGGATGCTAAGATATAAGTTTGATAATGTAGAGTTTGTAAAAAACATAAAAGATGAAACTTATATGTTTTGTTCTAAAAATGATGAAATTGTACCCATAGAAAATGCTAGAAATTTAAAAGAAAGTATTAAAAATTTAGTTTTTTATAAAGAATTTGAAGGCTTGTCACATAAAGAACTGCTTTGGGATGATGAAGTTATTAAAAATATTAATGGAGTGTTGTTATAA
- a CDS encoding ATP-binding cassette domain-containing protein, with the protein MKSIINIKSCNFKYPNSDKNIINIKSLSIKSGVHIFLRGKSGSGKSTFLNLLTGIIEPQSGCIEVLGVDITSLSAKEKDRFRGDNYGIVFQQFNLLPYLNVEENLSLVAKFSKQKSQNIKNLTKEIDTLLDAVEIPRQMKSKKAMELSVGEQQRVALARALLGKANIIIADEPTSALDNDTKHKFMKLLFKQVQAQKSTLIFVSHDSELTSYFEKVYDFDEINGSEK; encoded by the coding sequence ATGAAAAGTATAATAAATATTAAATCTTGTAATTTTAAATATCCAAATAGCGACAAAAATATAATAAATATAAAATCTTTATCTATAAAAAGTGGAGTGCATATCTTTTTAAGAGGTAAAAGTGGAAGTGGTAAAAGTACATTTTTAAATCTTCTAACAGGCATAATTGAGCCACAAAGTGGATGCATAGAAGTTTTAGGAGTGGATATTACAAGCTTAAGTGCCAAAGAAAAAGATAGGTTTCGTGGAGATAATTATGGAATAGTATTTCAACAGTTTAATCTTTTGCCTTATTTAAACGTTGAAGAAAACCTTTCATTAGTTGCTAAATTTTCTAAGCAAAAATCACAAAATATTAAAAATCTTACAAAAGAAATAGATACATTACTAGATGCAGTAGAAATACCAAGGCAGATGAAGAGTAAAAAGGCGATGGAGTTGAGCGTAGGAGAGCAACAAAGAGTCGCTCTTGCTAGAGCTTTGCTTGGTAAAGCAAATATTATTATTGCAGATGAGCCAACATCAGCCTTAGACAATGATACAAAACATAAGTTTATGAAGTTACTTTTTAAACAAGTTCAAGCCCAAAAATCAACACTTATTTTCGTTAGTCATGATAGTGAGCTAACTTCATATTTTGAAAAAGTTTATGATTTTGATGAAATAAACGGAAGTGAAAAATGA
- the glyS gene encoding glycine--tRNA ligase subunit beta encodes MLKPLLIEIGVEELPAVPLLKELKNIEKKYVDILEKNSLLGEFEFYYTPRRLVIWHREFKTHQEDSVEEFFGAPIAVAYKDGQATPAANGFAKKCGVTLDEISTATKGSKEVLYYKKDVKGKESTELLSDIINTWLNSLDFGKSMRWGSASESFIRPIRWVNVLLGDALVDVDVFGVKSKKETFVHRISNFDSLSISSSKEYFETLKNGGVTLFQDQRREDILNDFASLEKDNGINIEVDADLLDEIVAITEHPTALLGSFDEEFLRLPPEVIITSMKEHQRYFPVFKDGKLINKFCVVSNAFTDDYSKVIEGNERVLRPRLADGLFFYDNDLKAGLSTDGLEKVAFFKGLGSVKDKIDREAKIASMLFDKYKIDAKKEELQRAINLAKADLMSEMVYEFTELQGLMGSYYALEQGESQAVATAIAEQYLPDGEDSALPSTPMSAIVAMSIKLDTLLALFSINQIPTGSRDPFALRRAVNGLVRITREHNLEFDIVESMKELASGYAEIDMQKLESFFLERVKQYYKVNPSIVEAVIASGEREIVSMGKKIEALEAIVNAEGFSESFSTFKRVANITKEIDLTKEMFVDAKLFEDQAEQALLDAYNSVASKRYNSYEEELDALLGLKPELDKFFEDVMVNAEDEAVKNNRKALVASIYKSILNIADIKEVSV; translated from the coding sequence ATGTTAAAACCGCTACTGATAGAGATAGGTGTTGAAGAATTACCAGCTGTTCCACTTTTAAAAGAGCTAAAAAATATTGAGAAAAAATATGTTGATATTTTAGAAAAAAACTCACTTTTAGGCGAGTTTGAGTTTTACTATACTCCTCGTCGTTTGGTTATTTGGCATAGAGAGTTTAAAACTCATCAAGAAGATAGTGTAGAAGAGTTTTTTGGAGCACCTATAGCAGTTGCATACAAAGATGGACAAGCAACTCCTGCAGCAAACGGTTTTGCTAAGAAGTGCGGAGTTACTTTAGATGAGATTTCTACTGCTACAAAAGGTTCCAAAGAAGTTCTTTACTACAAAAAAGATGTTAAAGGTAAAGAGTCAACTGAGCTTTTATCTGACATCATAAACACTTGGTTAAACTCTTTAGATTTTGGTAAGTCTATGAGATGGGGAAGTGCATCTGAAAGTTTTATAAGACCTATAAGATGGGTAAATGTTCTTTTAGGAGATGCTCTTGTAGATGTAGACGTTTTTGGGGTAAAGTCTAAAAAAGAGACTTTTGTTCATCGCATCTCTAATTTTGACTCTCTTAGCATCTCTAGTTCTAAAGAGTATTTTGAGACTTTAAAAAATGGTGGAGTTACACTTTTTCAAGACCAAAGAAGAGAAGACATCTTAAATGATTTTGCATCTTTGGAAAAAGACAATGGCATAAATATAGAAGTAGATGCTGACTTGCTAGATGAGATAGTAGCTATTACTGAGCATCCAACAGCACTTTTAGGCTCATTTGATGAGGAATTTTTAAGACTCCCTCCTGAAGTTATCATCACTTCTATGAAAGAGCATCAGAGATATTTTCCTGTGTTTAAAGATGGAAAACTTATAAATAAGTTTTGTGTAGTCTCAAATGCATTTACAGATGACTACTCAAAAGTTATAGAGGGAAATGAGAGAGTTCTTCGTCCTCGTTTAGCTGATGGACTCTTCTTTTATGACAATGACCTTAAAGCTGGACTTAGTACAGATGGACTTGAAAAAGTTGCATTTTTTAAAGGTCTTGGTAGTGTTAAAGACAAGATAGACAGAGAAGCTAAGATAGCATCTATGCTGTTTGATAAGTACAAGATAGATGCTAAAAAAGAAGAGTTACAAAGAGCTATAAACTTAGCAAAAGCTGATCTTATGAGCGAGATGGTTTATGAATTTACAGAACTTCAAGGTCTTATGGGTTCTTACTATGCACTAGAGCAGGGTGAATCTCAAGCGGTTGCAACTGCAATAGCTGAACAGTACTTGCCAGATGGAGAAGATAGTGCACTTCCATCAACTCCAATGAGCGCAATAGTTGCTATGAGTATAAAATTAGATACTCTTTTAGCTCTCTTTAGCATAAACCAAATTCCAACAGGTTCACGTGATCCATTTGCGCTTCGTCGTGCTGTAAATGGTCTTGTTAGAATTACAAGAGAGCATAACTTAGAGTTTGACATAGTTGAGAGCATGAAAGAGTTGGCATCTGGATATGCAGAGATAGATATGCAAAAATTAGAGAGTTTCTTTTTAGAGCGTGTTAAACAGTACTACAAAGTAAACCCTTCTATTGTTGAAGCAGTTATTGCATCTGGAGAGAGAGAAATAGTGTCTATGGGTAAAAAGATAGAAGCACTAGAAGCAATCGTAAATGCTGAAGGTTTTAGTGAGTCTTTTTCAACTTTTAAACGTGTAGCAAATATCACTAAAGAGATAGATTTAACTAAAGAGATGTTTGTAGATGCAAAGCTATTTGAAGATCAAGCTGAACAAGCACTACTGGATGCATACAATAGTGTAGCATCTAAGAGATATAACTCTTACGAAGAAGAGCTGGATGCACTTCTTGGACTTAAACCTGAGCTTGATAAGTTTTTTGAAGATGTAATGGTAAATGCAGAAGATGAAGCTGTTAAAAACAATAGAAAAGCTTTAGTAGCATCTATATATAAAAGTATTTTAAACATAGCAGATATAAAAGAAGTTAGTGTTTAA
- a CDS encoding ElyC/SanA/YdcF family protein, with product MEFGFILKKFITFFIEPYGIVFSLFILGLYLLFIKKYKISKIFLSISFGFLFLFSYPPFANFLIAGLENTYPKYDYKTNVKYIHVLGSGHNTDATQPLSSQIGDASAKRDLEGIIIHKSLKNSKIIFTGYEGTTDTPTAIMNAKLAESLGVKKENMLINPNPKDTQEEALFTKSVVGDEPFVLVTSATHMPRAMMLFTSLGLKPIPAPTNFYKKEFDGFFKEPNVYSFKKSQIAMHEYWGILWSKLRG from the coding sequence ATGGAATTTGGATTTATTTTAAAAAAGTTTATAACTTTTTTTATTGAGCCTTATGGGATTGTTTTTTCGCTTTTTATTTTAGGTCTTTATCTGTTGTTTATAAAAAAGTATAAAATTTCTAAGATTTTTTTGTCTATCTCTTTTGGATTTTTGTTCTTATTTTCTTATCCGCCATTTGCAAACTTTTTAATAGCAGGTTTAGAAAACACTTATCCAAAATATGATTATAAAACTAATGTAAAATACATTCATGTCTTAGGAAGTGGACACAATACAGATGCAACTCAGCCTTTATCTTCACAAATAGGAGATGCTAGTGCAAAAAGAGACTTAGAGGGCATCATTATTCATAAATCTTTGAAAAATTCTAAAATAATTTTTACAGGTTATGAGGGAACTACTGATACTCCAACAGCTATAATGAACGCAAAATTAGCAGAGTCACTTGGGGTAAAAAAAGAAAATATGTTAATAAATCCAAATCCAAAAGATACACAAGAAGAAGCTCTTTTTACAAAGTCAGTAGTAGGAGATGAGCCTTTTGTTTTGGTTACATCTGCTACTCATATGCCAAGAGCTATGATGCTTTTTACATCTTTAGGATTAAAACCGATACCTGCACCGACAAATTTTTACAAAAAAGAGTTTGATGGTTTTTTTAAAGAACCAAACGTTTATTCATTTAAAAAGTCTCAAATTGCTATGCATGAGTATTGGGGAATTTTGTGGAGTAAATTAAGAGGATAA